A DNA window from Capnocytophaga sp. ARDL2 contains the following coding sequences:
- a CDS encoding mechanosensitive ion channel family protein, translating to MKTENHQNFMDRLHEIMNFVLFDVQGSKFTLITLVYIVVATAILIFLSKRITRLLETKLLARAIAEKGTRSAIVAIIRYLILFFGFLFIFKTAGFELGAFSWMLGALGVGLGFGLQNITSNFISGIIILFERPIKIGDRIQVGTIYGDVTSISMRSTTIVTNDNISIIVPNSKFINDNVINWSHNDRSVRVHYPVSVSYKEDPEKVKEIVLNIAKNHPDVLDDPAPDFWFVEYGDNSLNFELVLWTSTYIHKPVVLKSHLYYLIFKEFEKHNIEVPFPQRDIHIRSGFPKMDDFERKMNS from the coding sequence ATGAAAACAGAAAATCATCAAAATTTTATGGATAGGCTGCATGAAATAATGAATTTTGTGCTATTTGATGTACAAGGGAGCAAGTTTACACTCATTACATTAGTTTATATAGTAGTTGCAACAGCTATTTTAATATTTTTATCTAAAAGAATCACTCGGTTGTTGGAGACTAAACTATTGGCTCGTGCAATTGCAGAAAAAGGTACTCGTTCTGCCATCGTGGCCATCATCAGATATTTGATTTTATTCTTTGGTTTTTTGTTTATTTTCAAAACAGCAGGGTTTGAGTTAGGTGCTTTTTCTTGGATGCTTGGTGCCTTAGGTGTAGGTTTAGGTTTTGGTTTGCAGAATATTACGAGTAATTTTATTTCGGGTATTATCATCCTTTTTGAAAGACCCATCAAAATAGGCGATAGGATACAAGTGGGTACCATTTATGGAGATGTTACTTCAATTTCTATGCGTTCTACTACCATCGTGACCAACGACAATATTTCTATTATCGTACCCAATTCTAAATTTATTAACGATAATGTCATCAATTGGTCGCATAATGATAGGAGTGTGCGTGTACATTATCCCGTTTCAGTTTCTTATAAAGAAGACCCGGAAAAGGTAAAGGAAATCGTGTTGAATATTGCGAAAAATCATCCCGATGTTTTAGACGATCCAGCTCCTGATTTTTGGTTTGTGGAGTATGGAGACAATTCATTAAATTTTGAATTGGTACTTTGGACATCTACCTATATTCACAAACCTGTAGTATTAAAAAGTCATTTGTACTATTTGATTTTTAAAGAATTTGAAAAACATAATATCGAAGTACCTTTTCCTCAAAGAGATATTCATATTCGTTCGGGCTTTCCAAAAATGGATGATTTTGAAAGAAAAATGAATTCGTAA
- a CDS encoding DUF4870 domain-containing protein produces the protein MTSKTVSILSYCTFIGWLIAYFGGKSQHDTNSKYHLKQGFGLFVISLCYGIATNIISSISLRIGGFMSLVSFIFLAIMILGIINATNDTKKPLPIIGKWIEGKFNFIN, from the coding sequence ATGACAAGTAAAACAGTTTCTATTTTATCATATTGCACATTTATTGGATGGTTGATTGCTTACTTTGGAGGTAAAAGTCAGCATGATACAAACAGTAAGTATCACCTTAAGCAAGGATTTGGTTTGTTTGTGATTTCTTTATGCTACGGAATTGCAACCAACATAATTTCATCAATCAGTTTGAGGATTGGTGGCTTCATGAGTCTAGTAAGTTTTATATTCTTAGCCATAATGATTTTGGGGATCATCAATGCCACAAATGATACAAAAAAACCATTGCCAATTATTGGAAAATGGATTGAGGGAAAATTTAATTTTATCAATTAA
- a CDS encoding outer membrane beta-barrel protein has product MKKVICSIILVTSAIASAQVSVSVKANMLYPTETASWKSISESAINAYDTKEEGKIGYNVGLSVKTNLLSNLYLMPEIYYTSLENKFTTPIGTTLKAISNRVDMPVLLGANLFGENFGIFVGPVASYNLSKDNQFGDFKENATSNFTVGYQLGAHVLLGKLIVNARYEGKFSNDERDFINNQLPTENVRYDNRASLFIVGVGYKF; this is encoded by the coding sequence ATGAAGAAAGTAATTTGTTCGATTATCTTAGTGACATCTGCCATTGCATCGGCTCAAGTTTCTGTGTCTGTAAAAGCAAATATGTTATATCCAACAGAAACTGCTAGTTGGAAAAGTATTTCAGAATCTGCAATCAATGCTTATGACACTAAAGAAGAAGGAAAAATTGGCTATAATGTAGGTTTGTCGGTAAAAACTAATCTTTTGTCTAACCTATATTTAATGCCCGAAATCTATTACACTTCCTTAGAAAATAAATTTACGACACCGATTGGTACAACACTCAAGGCAATTAGCAATCGAGTAGATATGCCTGTTTTGTTAGGAGCTAATTTATTTGGAGAGAATTTTGGAATTTTTGTGGGTCCTGTGGCGAGTTACAATTTGAGTAAAGACAATCAATTTGGCGATTTTAAAGAAAATGCTACTTCCAATTTTACAGTTGGATACCAATTGGGTGCTCATGTTTTACTCGGAAAATTAATTGTAAATGCTCGTTATGAAGGAAAGTTCTCCAATGACGAAAGAGATTTTATCAATAATCAGTTACCAACGGAAAATGTAAGATACGACAATAGAGCTTCGCTTTTTATCGTAGGTGTTGGTTATAAATTTTAG
- a CDS encoding WbqC family protein: MEQNKLLIHPSYFPSISHFVAMVQTPELIYEVDDNFQKQTNRNRMYIYSANGLQLLNIPIKHSKEAHQKYRDVKIEYAFDWQKQHFKSLEAAYRTSPYFEFFEDDIRPVFEKKHDFLLDLNLQIHEILIECLGIELPYSKTTEYFKEVEEGIFDARGLINGKKDKNKFKSYPQVFDKKHGFINNLSILDLLFNEGRYGVDYLKKQALVL, from the coding sequence ATGGAACAAAACAAACTGCTTATTCACCCTTCGTATTTTCCGTCGATTAGTCATTTTGTGGCGATGGTACAAACACCGGAATTGATTTACGAAGTAGATGACAATTTTCAGAAGCAAACCAACCGTAACCGTATGTATATTTACAGTGCAAATGGCTTACAGTTGTTGAATATTCCGATAAAGCACAGCAAAGAAGCACATCAAAAATACCGTGATGTAAAAATCGAATATGCGTTTGACTGGCAAAAACAACATTTCAAGTCTTTGGAAGCGGCTTATCGTACTTCGCCATATTTTGAGTTTTTTGAAGATGATATTCGACCCGTTTTTGAGAAAAAACACGATTTTCTCCTGGATTTGAATCTACAAATTCACGAAATTCTTATTGAATGTTTGGGAATTGAATTGCCTTACAGCAAAACAACCGAATATTTCAAGGAGGTTGAAGAAGGAATATTCGATGCGAGAGGATTAATCAATGGGAAAAAAGACAAAAATAAATTTAAATCTTATCCTCAAGTGTTTGACAAAAAACACGGTTTTATCAATAATTTAAGCATCTTGGATTTGCTTTTCAACGAAGGTCGCTACGGAGTTGATTATTTGAAAAAGCAAGCGTTGGTGTTGTAG
- the lepB gene encoding signal peptidase I — translation MTWFQLLLFILLINLIHGLGTWNLYVKANKKAIDAFIPVYNGIQLMDIINRPKWWVILLFIPVVNLIMFPVVWVETLRSFGKTSTADTLLGIFTLGLYVAYVNYTQDVKHRPDRSTKAPNEAGETISSVVFGVIIATIIHSYAIQPFTIPTSSLEKTLLVGDFLFVSKLNYGAKTPQTPIAFPMVHDTIPVIKTKSYLSKPQLPKFRFPGFQKPEYNDIVVFNWPTDTVYQFFDKSKRHVNKPLDKRSNYVKRLVGKPGDDFSIKNGVVYVNGKVLGLGDRAKIQYAYYVDIEPGTRLDGQKLFFEMDIDQNSVGQVSENRLIFQSLTDENAALISKMPGVKNIEKANNVGIEYTRDYKKAIFPHNQNWSADNLGPIHIPAKGEVVTLTTETLPLYKRIIEIYEGNDLKVEDGKIFINGHLTTQYEIQQDYYYMMGDNRHASEDSRYWGFVPEDHIVGTPVLIWMSWDGQKEKLFDKIRWERIFTTVHGSGQPRSYGFIVLIALVAWAGYSVVKWRKGKKEYYN, via the coding sequence ATGACTTGGTTTCAGTTATTACTTTTCATACTATTGATCAATCTTATTCACGGATTGGGAACTTGGAACTTGTATGTAAAGGCAAATAAAAAAGCAATCGATGCTTTTATTCCTGTTTACAACGGAATACAATTGATGGACATCATCAACCGACCAAAATGGTGGGTGATTTTGTTGTTTATACCTGTGGTAAATTTGATAATGTTTCCTGTCGTTTGGGTAGAAACTCTTCGTAGTTTTGGAAAAACTTCAACTGCCGATACATTGTTGGGAATCTTTACTTTGGGATTGTATGTAGCGTATGTCAATTATACACAAGATGTAAAACACAGACCAGACCGCAGTACCAAAGCTCCGAACGAAGCAGGAGAAACGATAAGCTCGGTTGTGTTTGGTGTGATCATAGCAACGATTATTCATTCGTATGCGATACAGCCGTTTACAATTCCAACTTCTTCCTTGGAAAAAACTTTGTTGGTGGGAGATTTCTTGTTTGTAAGTAAGTTGAACTACGGTGCAAAAACTCCACAAACACCTATTGCTTTTCCAATGGTACATGATACGATTCCTGTGATTAAAACAAAATCGTATTTGTCTAAACCTCAATTGCCAAAATTTAGATTTCCAGGTTTTCAAAAACCTGAATACAATGATATTGTGGTATTTAATTGGCCTACGGATACGGTTTATCAATTTTTTGATAAATCGAAACGCCATGTAAACAAACCATTGGACAAACGCTCCAATTATGTAAAACGATTGGTAGGAAAACCAGGTGATGATTTTTCTATTAAAAACGGAGTGGTGTATGTAAATGGAAAGGTTTTAGGTTTGGGCGATCGTGCAAAAATTCAATATGCATATTATGTGGACATTGAGCCAGGTACTCGTTTAGACGGTCAAAAATTGTTTTTTGAAATGGATATTGATCAAAATTCGGTAGGTCAAGTTTCAGAAAACCGTTTGATTTTCCAATCATTAACAGATGAAAATGCAGCGTTGATTTCTAAGATGCCTGGTGTGAAAAATATTGAAAAGGCTAATAATGTAGGAATTGAATATACAAGAGATTACAAAAAAGCCATTTTCCCACACAATCAAAATTGGAGTGCAGACAATTTAGGTCCTATTCACATCCCTGCAAAAGGTGAAGTGGTAACCCTTACTACCGAAACATTGCCTTTGTACAAGAGAATTATTGAAATTTACGAAGGAAATGATTTAAAAGTTGAAGACGGAAAAATTTTTATCAACGGTCATCTGACTACGCAATACGAAATCCAACAGGATTATTACTACATGATGGGAGACAACCGACATGCTTCAGAAGATAGTAGATATTGGGGATTTGTTCCGGAAGACCATATAGTAGGTACGCCTGTTTTAATTTGGATGAGTTGGGACGGACAAAAAGAAAAATTGTTCGACAAAATTCGTTGGGAGCGTATCTTTACCACGGTTCACGGTAGTGGACAACCGAGAAGTTACGGATTTATCGTGTTGATTGCATTGGTTGCTTGGGCAGGATATTCGGTTGTAAAATGGAGAAAAGGTAAAAAAGAATATTACAACTAA
- the dapB gene encoding 4-hydroxy-tetrahydrodipicolinate reductase, protein MKIALLGYGKMGKEIEKIAQERGHSIVLKKNENDSFDGLEQADVAIDFSIPSSAKENITTTIAHNIPVVCGTTGWLEQYDEVVDFVKEKNGGFLYASNFSIGVNIFFELNKYLAQLMAPLKQYNIAMEEIHHTQKLDAPSGTAISLANDIIAQTNYTNWGLDAKEENILPIVAKRIPDVPGTHTIFYESEIDTIEIKHTAHNRKGFALGAVLAAEWMVGKKGVFSMKDVLFSD, encoded by the coding sequence ATGAAAATAGCCTTACTCGGTTATGGCAAAATGGGCAAGGAAATCGAAAAAATAGCCCAAGAAAGAGGTCATAGCATTGTATTGAAAAAAAACGAAAATGATTCGTTCGACGGATTGGAACAAGCAGATGTAGCGATTGATTTTAGCATACCGTCGTCGGCAAAAGAAAATATTACAACAACCATTGCTCACAATATTCCCGTGGTTTGTGGAACTACAGGATGGTTGGAACAATACGACGAAGTAGTAGATTTTGTAAAAGAAAAAAACGGAGGATTTCTCTATGCATCAAATTTTAGTATTGGAGTAAATATCTTTTTTGAATTAAATAAATATTTAGCTCAATTGATGGCACCTTTAAAACAATACAATATTGCAATGGAAGAAATTCACCATACACAAAAACTCGATGCTCCGAGTGGTACGGCAATTTCTTTAGCAAACGACATCATTGCTCAAACCAATTACACAAATTGGGGATTGGACGCAAAAGAAGAAAATATTTTACCAATTGTAGCCAAAAGAATTCCCGATGTACCAGGTACACACACCATTTTTTACGAATCGGAAATTGATACGATTGAAATCAAACACACTGCCCATAATAGAAAAGGATTTGCATTAGGTGCTGTTTTAGCAGCCGAATGGATGGTTGGAAAAAAAGGAGTTTTTTCAATGAAAGATGTGTTGTTTAGTGATTAG
- a CDS encoding DUF5683 domain-containing protein, translating into MNTIEKEYSDLGFDHQAPSKAAFYSAVVPGLGQIYNKSYWKLPIAYGGLGFSTYLYFNNHRNYNRWRNEYKRRLQGIHDTTDPYFGRLDNDRLIRGQRIYQRNRDLALVVTIGIYALNILDANIDAHLKQFDISEDLSLYPAMEYNHLNDSYQFGVVLNFRF; encoded by the coding sequence GTGAATACAATAGAAAAAGAATATTCCGATTTAGGGTTTGATCATCAAGCACCTTCAAAAGCAGCGTTTTATTCTGCAGTAGTGCCAGGTTTGGGGCAGATTTATAACAAGAGTTATTGGAAATTGCCCATTGCTTACGGAGGTTTGGGTTTTTCTACCTATTTGTATTTTAACAATCACAGAAATTATAACCGTTGGCGAAACGAATACAAACGCAGATTGCAAGGCATACACGATACTACCGACCCTTATTTCGGACGATTGGACAACGACCGTTTGATTCGAGGGCAACGTATTTATCAGAGAAATAGAGATTTAGCATTGGTGGTAACGATTGGGATTTACGCCTTGAATATACTCGATGCCAATATTGACGCCCATTTAAAACAATTCGACATCAGCGAGGATTTATCTTTGTATCCCGCAATGGAATACAATCATTTAAACGATTCGTATCAATTTGGGGTGGTGTTGAATTTTAGGTTTTGA
- a CDS encoding ParB/RepB/Spo0J family partition protein produces MAKAIKRQAMGRGLGSILKQPETDVQSVKDTHADKIVGNIIELDIEAIEINPFQPRTNFNEETLKELSVSIKELGVIQPITVRKIGFNKFQLISGERRLRASKMAGLQTIPAYVRIADDNESLVMALVENIQRHDLDPIEIALSYQRLIDEIQLTQEQMSERVGKKRSTITNYLRLLKLDPIIQTGIRDGFISMGHGRAIISIENKEAQLDIYHKIIMENLSVRETENLVREYQEGANKTENKPATKAKVLYTISDNQKKVFTDFFGAKVEVKIAANGKGKINIPFHSAEDLERILKLLEK; encoded by the coding sequence ATGGCAAAAGCTATAAAAAGACAAGCAATGGGTAGAGGATTGGGGTCTATTTTGAAACAACCCGAAACAGATGTTCAATCTGTAAAAGATACTCATGCAGATAAAATTGTAGGAAATATTATCGAATTGGATATCGAAGCGATTGAAATCAACCCGTTTCAGCCGAGAACCAATTTCAACGAAGAAACTTTGAAAGAACTGTCTGTTTCTATCAAAGAATTGGGTGTGATTCAGCCTATTACAGTAAGAAAGATAGGTTTTAACAAATTTCAGTTAATTTCTGGGGAGCGTCGTTTACGAGCATCGAAGATGGCTGGATTGCAAACCATTCCTGCGTATGTGCGTATCGCCGATGACAACGAGTCTTTGGTAATGGCGTTGGTAGAAAATATCCAAAGACACGACCTCGACCCAATCGAAATTGCTTTGTCGTATCAGCGATTGATAGACGAAATCCAATTGACGCAAGAACAAATGAGCGAAAGAGTAGGAAAAAAGCGTTCTACAATTACCAATTATTTGAGATTGTTGAAATTAGACCCAATTATTCAAACGGGAATCCGTGATGGATTTATTTCAATGGGGCACGGTAGAGCGATTATTTCTATCGAAAATAAAGAGGCTCAATTAGATATTTATCACAAAATCATTATGGAAAATCTATCGGTAAGAGAAACCGAAAATTTGGTGAGAGAATATCAAGAAGGAGCTAATAAAACAGAAAACAAACCTGCTACAAAGGCCAAAGTTTTATATACTATTTCAGACAATCAAAAGAAAGTTTTTACCGACTTTTTCGGTGCTAAAGTAGAGGTGAAAATTGCGGCAAACGGAAAAGGAAAAATCAATATTCCTTTCCATTCGGCAGAGGATTTAGAAAGAATATTAAAATTGTTGGAAAAATAG
- a CDS encoding ParA family protein: MGKIIAIANQKGGVGKTTTSVNLAASLGALEKKVLLIDADPQANATSGLGIDIETVEIGTYQVLEHSVTPQETLLECTAPNVDLMPAHIDLVAIEIELVDVENREYMLKEALVPIKDNYDYIIIDCAPSLGLLTLNALTAADSVIIPIQCEYFALEGLGKLLNTIKSVQKIHNANLDIEGLLLTMYDSRLRLSNQVVEEVQKHFSDMVFETIIQRNVKLSEAPSFGESIINYDAASKGATNYLSLAEEIIKKNS, from the coding sequence ATGGGTAAAATAATAGCAATCGCCAATCAAAAAGGAGGGGTAGGAAAAACCACTACTTCTGTAAATTTAGCGGCTTCTTTGGGAGCACTTGAGAAAAAAGTTTTGTTGATTGATGCAGATCCACAGGCAAATGCCACCTCGGGATTGGGTATCGATATTGAAACGGTAGAAATTGGTACTTATCAAGTATTGGAGCATTCGGTTACTCCACAAGAAACCCTATTGGAATGTACAGCTCCGAATGTAGATTTGATGCCTGCTCATATCGATTTGGTTGCCATTGAAATCGAATTGGTCGATGTAGAAAATCGTGAATACATGTTGAAAGAAGCGTTGGTTCCTATCAAAGACAATTATGATTATATCATCATCGATTGTGCTCCGTCTTTGGGCTTACTTACCCTAAATGCTCTTACGGCGGCAGATTCTGTGATTATTCCTATTCAATGTGAATATTTTGCATTGGAAGGATTAGGCAAATTGCTAAATACCATCAAGAGCGTGCAAAAAATTCACAATGCTAATTTAGACATCGAAGGATTGCTATTGACGATGTACGATTCGCGTTTGAGATTGTCAAATCAAGTGGTAGAAGAAGTGCAAAAACACTTCTCAGATATGGTGTTTGAAACTATTATCCAACGAAATGTGAAATTGAGTGAGGCTCCTTCTTTTGGCGAAAGCATTATCAATTACGACGCAGCTAGCAAAGGAGCAACTAATTATTTGAGTTTAGCAGAAGAGATTATTAAGAAAAATAGTTAA
- a CDS encoding DUF6169 family protein — translation MNVQYTVREIVKFFFKDEKKSIIYRCSFEDQKEIQRFHKFSRWFINDDFNKCLIKMDGIIKKEYNYYTSFIYHKNNVNSVFIEALFMNTVKEYNEK, via the coding sequence ATAAATGTTCAATATACAGTAAGAGAGATTGTAAAGTTTTTCTTTAAAGATGAAAAGAAGAGTATAATTTATAGGTGTTCTTTCGAAGATCAAAAGGAGATTCAAAGGTTTCACAAGTTTAGTAGATGGTTTATTAATGATGACTTTAATAAGTGTTTGATAAAAATGGATGGAATAATAAAAAAAGAATATAATTATTATACATCTTTTATTTATCATAAAAATAATGTGAATAGTGTTTTTATTGAAGCTCTTTTTATGAATACTGTGAAAGAATATAATGAAAAGTGA
- the dnaB gene encoding replicative DNA helicase — protein sequence MIQMERGKLPPQAVDLEEAVLGAMMIDKKGVNDVIDILTPDAFYKEAHKYIYEAIFKLFRDSQPIDLLTVSTQLKKDGKLELAGGDYYLVTLTQKISSSAHIEFHARIIIQKYIQRSLIRVSSEIIEEAYDESTDVFDLIDSAESKFFEITQNNAKKSTETAQSLVAQAINRIQEIGRRDGLSGLPTGFHKLDALTSGWQPSDMIVIAARPGMGKTAFVLSMARNIAVGAQKAVAVFSLEMSSVQLITRLISSETALSSEKLRTGKLEKHEWQQLSTKVKDLQEAPLYIDDTPSLSIFDLRAKARRLKQQHDIQLIIIDYLQLMTAGGNSKGGGNREQEISTISRNLKALAKELDIPVIALSQLSRNVESRPGHKRPQLSDLRESGAIEQDADIVSFIYRPEYYKITTWDDEMESPTEGEAEFIVAKHRNGGLDNIRLRFLGKYGKFDNLEMDFTQEFSSSINEFSVNSLPKGEDIFGTPPTTNDEDDGLAF from the coding sequence ATGATACAGATGGAGCGAGGAAAATTACCTCCTCAAGCTGTAGATTTGGAAGAAGCGGTTTTGGGAGCGATGATGATAGACAAAAAAGGTGTGAACGATGTGATAGACATACTCACACCCGATGCGTTTTATAAAGAAGCTCATAAGTATATTTACGAGGCGATTTTCAAATTGTTTAGAGATTCGCAACCTATTGATTTGCTTACGGTTTCCACTCAGTTGAAAAAAGATGGAAAATTAGAATTGGCTGGTGGCGATTATTATTTGGTTACGCTTACGCAAAAAATATCGTCTTCGGCACATATCGAATTTCATGCTCGTATCATCATTCAAAAATACATTCAGAGAAGTTTGATTCGTGTGTCGAGTGAAATTATCGAAGAGGCGTATGACGAATCGACCGATGTATTTGATTTGATAGATTCTGCCGAATCCAAGTTTTTTGAAATCACGCAAAACAATGCTAAAAAGAGTACAGAAACAGCTCAGTCGTTGGTAGCACAAGCCATCAATCGTATCCAAGAAATCGGACGTAGAGACGGATTGTCTGGTTTGCCAACTGGTTTTCACAAATTAGACGCCTTGACATCGGGTTGGCAACCGTCGGATATGATTGTCATTGCGGCTCGTCCGGGTATGGGTAAGACAGCATTTGTCTTATCGATGGCTCGAAATATTGCAGTCGGAGCTCAAAAAGCCGTGGCGGTATTTTCGTTGGAGATGTCATCGGTACAGTTGATTACCCGTTTGATTTCGTCAGAAACGGCACTTTCGTCAGAGAAATTGCGTACGGGAAAATTGGAAAAGCATGAATGGCAGCAACTTAGTACTAAAGTAAAGGATTTACAAGAAGCACCTTTATACATTGATGATACGCCGTCGTTGTCGATTTTCGATTTGAGAGCAAAAGCCCGAAGATTGAAACAACAGCACGACATACAATTGATAATCATCGATTATTTGCAATTGATGACCGCAGGAGGAAATAGCAAAGGAGGAGGAAACCGTGAGCAGGAAATTTCGACTATTTCACGAAACCTAAAAGCTTTGGCAAAAGAGTTAGATATTCCGGTGATTGCCTTGTCACAGTTGTCGCGAAATGTAGAGTCGAGACCTGGACACAAACGCCCACAATTGTCAGATTTGAGAGAATCGGGAGCTATTGAGCAAGATGCTGATATTGTATCATTTATCTATCGACCAGAATATTACAAAATTACCACTTGGGACGATGAAATGGAGTCTCCAACTGAAGGTGAAGCCGAATTTATCGTTGCAAAACACCGTAACGGAGGTCTGGATAATATCCGCTTGAGATTCCTTGGGAAATACGGTAAATTTGACAATCTTGAAATGGATTTTACACAAGAATTTTCATCGAGTATCAACGAGTTTTCAGTTAATAGCTTACCAAAAGGAGAAGATATTTTTGGAACACCACCAACAACAAATGATGAAGACGACGGATTGGCGTTTTAA
- a CDS encoding acetyl-CoA carboxylase carboxyltransferase subunit alpha, whose amino-acid sequence MEYLDFEQPIKELYEQLDKCKEIGEESNIDVSATCENIQQKLEEIKKEIYGNLSAWQRVQLSRHPNRPYTVDYIKALCGDSFLELFGDRGVKDDKAMVGGLGKIGNQSFMFIGQQKGYNTKTRQYRNFGMANPEGYRKALRLMRMAEKFNIPIVTFVDTPGAYPGLEAEERGQGEAIARNIYEMFRIKVPIIVVIVGEGASGGALGIGVGDKVFMLENTWYSVISPESCSSILWRSWENKAQAAEALKLTSYDMKKNELIDDIIPEPLGGAHYDRETTFETVKKYIVNAFAELSLKKPNQLISNRIDKYSKMGAYTE is encoded by the coding sequence ATGGAATATTTAGATTTTGAACAACCGATAAAAGAACTATACGAACAATTGGATAAATGCAAGGAAATAGGTGAAGAGTCAAATATTGATGTATCAGCTACTTGCGAAAATATTCAGCAAAAATTAGAAGAAATAAAGAAAGAAATCTACGGAAATCTTTCGGCTTGGCAACGCGTACAGTTGTCAAGACATCCAAACAGACCTTATACAGTAGATTATATCAAGGCGTTGTGTGGTGATTCATTCTTAGAATTGTTTGGAGATCGTGGAGTAAAAGACGACAAAGCGATGGTAGGTGGTCTTGGAAAAATTGGAAACCAGTCGTTTATGTTTATCGGACAGCAAAAAGGATACAATACCAAAACGCGTCAGTACCGCAACTTTGGTATGGCAAATCCAGAAGGATATAGAAAGGCTTTGCGTTTGATGCGTATGGCAGAAAAATTCAATATTCCGATTGTAACTTTTGTAGATACACCAGGTGCATATCCAGGACTGGAAGCAGAAGAAAGAGGACAAGGAGAGGCTATTGCAAGAAATATTTACGAAATGTTCCGTATCAAAGTACCTATTATTGTAGTGATTGTAGGAGAAGGAGCATCGGGAGGTGCTTTGGGAATCGGTGTTGGAGATAAGGTGTTTATGTTGGAAAATACTTGGTATTCAGTAATTTCTCCAGAGTCTTGTTCGTCTATCTTGTGGCGTTCGTGGGAAAACAAAGCACAAGCAGCTGAAGCCTTGAAATTGACATCGTACGACATGAAGAAAAACGAATTGATCGACGATATCATCCCAGAACCACTTGGAGGAGCTCATTACGATAGAGAAACCACTTTTGAAACTGTGAAAAAATATATTGTCAATGCGTTTGCTGAATTGTCATTGAAAAAGCCAAATCAATTAATCAGCAACCGTATTGATAAATATTCAAAAATGGGTGCTTACACAGAATAA